A window of Microcystis aeruginosa FD4 contains these coding sequences:
- a CDS encoding DUF2584 family protein, translating into MGMPCVVNSILKLKPSQGYPESLELSKQYQGIKEDYRIIPVDVPIPLVNEHWVAYADVIIEKLVWENRQTTVLFRIDRIYPVPFIVKET; encoded by the coding sequence ATGGGGATGCCCTGTGTCGTGAATAGTATTTTAAAGTTAAAACCATCTCAAGGTTATCCAGAAAGTTTGGAATTATCTAAACAGTATCAAGGGATCAAAGAAGATTATAGAATTATTCCTGTTGATGTTCCCATTCCTTTGGTAAATGAACATTGGGTTGCCTACGCAGATGTTATCATTGAAAAATTAGTTTGGGAAAATCGTCAAACAACAGTTTTATTTAGAATTGATAGGATTTATCCAGTCCCTTTTATTGTCAAAGAAACTTGA
- a CDS encoding polyphosphate kinase 2 family protein, translated as MVSKIDRQAFLQSLIVPPGKEISLHKDYDPGFKPDYITKEDATLLLQQGIEKMAEFQDKLYAQDTYALLINLQAMDAAGKDGTIRHVMSGLNPQGCQVFSFKVPSAEELDHDYLWRYYKALPERGRIGIFNRSYYEELLVVRVHQDLLERQKLPLEDRTKKVWQRRFEEINNFEKYLVNNGVIVLKFFLNVSKGEQKKRFLERIDRPEKNWKFSENDVKERAFWDDYMKAYEEVFNHTSTEWAPWYIIPADRKWFTRLAVGAVIYHTLESLGLKYPTVTEEHRQALLKAKEILENEPD; from the coding sequence ATGGTCAGCAAAATTGATCGCCAAGCATTTTTACAATCCTTAATCGTGCCACCGGGTAAAGAAATTTCTCTGCACAAAGACTACGATCCCGGGTTTAAGCCAGACTACATTACCAAAGAAGATGCCACGCTGCTGCTGCAACAGGGGATCGAAAAAATGGCCGAGTTTCAAGATAAACTTTATGCCCAGGATACCTATGCTCTGTTAATTAATCTGCAAGCCATGGATGCGGCGGGTAAAGATGGTACGATTAGGCACGTTATGTCGGGTTTAAATCCCCAAGGCTGTCAGGTATTTAGCTTTAAAGTTCCCTCGGCCGAAGAACTAGATCACGATTATCTCTGGCGATATTATAAAGCTTTACCGGAGCGGGGTCGTATCGGTATTTTTAATCGTTCCTACTACGAAGAATTATTAGTCGTGCGCGTCCATCAAGATTTATTGGAACGGCAAAAACTCCCCCTGGAAGACAGAACTAAGAAAGTTTGGCAGCGGCGTTTTGAAGAGATTAATAATTTTGAAAAATATCTGGTTAATAATGGGGTTATTGTCCTGAAATTCTTTCTCAATGTTTCTAAAGGAGAACAGAAAAAACGATTTTTAGAAAGAATTGATCGCCCCGAAAAAAACTGGAAGTTTTCCGAAAATGATGTCAAAGAAAGAGCTTTTTGGGATGATTACATGAAAGCCTACGAGGAGGTATTCAATCATACCAGTACCGAATGGGCTCCTTGGTATATTATCCCGGCTGATCGCAAATGGTTTACCCGTTTAGCTGTGGGGGCGGTTATTTATCACACCCTAGAATCCCTTGGTTTAAAATATCCCACCGTCACCGAAGAACATCGCCAAGCTTTACTGAAAGCCAAAGAAATCCTCGAAAACGAGCCGGATTAA
- the deoC gene encoding deoxyribose-phosphate aldolase — protein sequence MAITDSDLDLAQYIDHSLLIPTATREQLEAYCQQADQYRFPTVCVYPAAVKQAVQLLHGKKTLVSTVIAFPAGATTSAVKRYEALEAVDNGAKELDVVINLGWLKDGKSEELFQEIASICQETGQTVKAILETSQLTDTEKRLAAEICMDAGVSYLKTSTGWFGGATVSDVKFLKEISKGRVGIKASGGIRTLEQAIAFIHAGATRLGTSRGVDLVRQQKAAFEE from the coding sequence ATGGCTATCACCGATTCTGATCTAGATTTAGCACAATATATCGACCATTCTCTCCTCATCCCCACCGCCACCAGGGAACAATTAGAGGCTTACTGTCAACAGGCTGATCAATATCGGTTTCCCACCGTCTGCGTTTATCCCGCTGCCGTTAAGCAAGCTGTGCAGTTACTCCACGGCAAAAAAACTTTAGTTTCTACCGTGATTGCTTTTCCCGCAGGGGCCACTACCTCCGCAGTTAAACGTTATGAGGCTTTAGAAGCCGTAGATAATGGTGCTAAGGAGTTAGATGTGGTTATTAATCTCGGTTGGCTAAAAGATGGGAAATCCGAGGAATTATTCCAAGAAATTGCTAGTATTTGTCAGGAAACCGGCCAGACGGTAAAAGCGATTCTGGAAACCTCGCAACTGACGGACACCGAGAAACGTTTAGCAGCAGAAATTTGCATGGATGCAGGAGTGAGTTATCTAAAAACCAGTACCGGCTGGTTTGGAGGAGCAACGGTTAGCGATGTGAAGTTTCTCAAGGAAATTAGCAAAGGCCGGGTAGGAATTAAAGCATCCGGCGGAATTCGCACCCTAGAACAAGCGATCGCTTTTATCCATGCCGGGGCCACTCGTCTGGGAACTTCTCGCGGTGTCGATTTAGTCCGTCAGCAAAAAGCCGCCTTTGAGGAGTAA
- the acnB gene encoding bifunctional aconitate hydratase 2/2-methylisocitrate dehydratase has translation MLEAYHQHVADRAKLGIPPLPLNAQQTAELCEILKNTPEELRGELLTLLRDRVPPGVDEAAYVKAGFLTGIAKGEIKSNVISPQGAVSLLGTMVGGYNVHSLIELLKSRDINIAAAAASALSKTLLVFDAFNEVLELSDTNPYAKQVIDAWANGAWFIAKPKLAKEITVTVFKVPGETNTDDLSPAPHATTRPDIPLHALVMLETRQPGSLETIAELKKLGHPVAYVGDVVGTGSSRKSAINSVLWHIGDDIPFVPNKRAGGYILGSKIAPIFFNTAEDSGALPIECDVSQMNTGDVIKIYPYEGKITNEAGATISTFSLKPDTILDEVRAGGRIPLLIGRSLTDKTRHALGLESSTLFTRPTMPSDTGKGYTLAQKMVGKACGLPGVRPGTSCDPIMTTVGSQDTTGPMTRDELKELACLGFSADLVMQSFCHTAAYPKPVDIQTHHQLPDFFSTRGGVALRPGDGIIHSWLNRMLLPDTVGTGGDSHTRFPLGISFPAGSGLVAFAAALGVMPLDMPESVLVRFTGELQPGVTLRDIVNAIPYVAMQEGKLTVEKQNKKNVFNGRIMEMEGLPDLKLEQAFELTDATAERSCAGCTIKLSPETVAEYLRSNVALLKNMAARGYSDAKTILRRVAKMEQWLANPVLMEADKDAEYADIITVNLNEIKEPIVAAPNDPDNIKLMSECAGDKIDEVFIGSCMTNIGHYRAAAKILEGAGVAKAKLWICPPTRMDEKQLRDEGMYGIFAASGARTEMPGCSLCMGNQARVEDRATVFSTSTRNFNNRMGKDARVYLGSAELAAVCALLGRIPTVEEYLAIVTEKINPFAGDLYRYLNFNEIAGFEDEGRVIPLEDLPKIEDILGIPSGVLS, from the coding sequence ATGTTAGAAGCGTATCATCAGCACGTTGCCGACCGAGCGAAATTAGGTATCCCTCCCCTTCCCCTCAACGCTCAACAAACGGCGGAATTATGCGAAATACTCAAAAATACGCCCGAAGAACTCAGGGGAGAATTGCTGACCCTGCTGCGTGACCGTGTTCCCCCCGGAGTTGATGAAGCCGCCTACGTTAAAGCGGGATTTTTAACAGGAATTGCTAAAGGTGAAATAAAATCTAACGTTATCTCCCCCCAAGGTGCGGTTAGCTTACTGGGAACCATGGTCGGTGGTTATAACGTTCATTCTCTGATTGAACTGCTGAAATCCAGAGATATTAATATCGCCGCTGCTGCTGCCAGCGCTTTAAGTAAAACCCTGCTGGTATTCGACGCATTTAACGAGGTTTTGGAATTATCCGACACCAATCCCTATGCTAAACAGGTTATCGATGCTTGGGCCAATGGCGCTTGGTTTATCGCTAAACCGAAACTTGCTAAAGAAATTACCGTCACCGTCTTCAAAGTCCCAGGAGAAACCAATACAGATGACCTATCTCCCGCTCCCCATGCCACCACCCGGCCCGATATTCCCCTCCATGCTTTGGTAATGTTAGAAACCCGTCAACCGGGGTCTTTAGAAACCATTGCCGAATTGAAAAAATTAGGCCATCCGGTCGCCTATGTGGGGGATGTGGTTGGGACTGGTTCCAGCCGAAAATCGGCAATTAACTCGGTTCTCTGGCATATTGGCGATGATATTCCCTTTGTGCCTAATAAACGTGCTGGTGGCTATATTTTAGGCAGTAAAATCGCCCCTATCTTCTTTAATACTGCTGAGGATTCCGGCGCTTTACCGATTGAATGCGATGTTAGCCAAATGAACACGGGGGATGTGATTAAAATTTATCCCTACGAAGGCAAAATCACCAACGAAGCGGGCGCAACTATTAGCACTTTTAGCCTCAAACCCGACACAATTCTGGATGAAGTGCGGGCCGGCGGTCGTATTCCCCTATTAATCGGTCGCAGTCTCACCGATAAAACCCGTCACGCCTTGGGACTTGAATCTAGTACCCTATTTACCCGTCCCACTATGCCTAGTGACACAGGCAAAGGTTACACCCTAGCGCAAAAAATGGTCGGCAAAGCTTGCGGTTTACCCGGGGTGCGGCCGGGTACTTCCTGTGACCCGATTATGACTACGGTAGGGTCTCAGGATACCACTGGCCCGATGACCAGGGACGAGTTAAAAGAGTTAGCCTGTTTAGGTTTTAGCGCCGATTTAGTCATGCAGAGTTTCTGTCACACGGCAGCCTATCCGAAACCGGTTGATATTCAAACTCATCACCAATTACCCGACTTTTTCTCTACCCGGGGTGGGGTCGCTTTACGTCCGGGAGATGGCATTATTCACTCTTGGTTAAATCGGATGTTATTGCCGGATACGGTGGGGACTGGAGGCGATTCTCATACTCGTTTTCCTTTGGGAATTTCCTTTCCTGCGGGGTCGGGTTTAGTGGCATTTGCCGCCGCTTTGGGAGTAATGCCTTTGGATATGCCGGAATCGGTTTTAGTCCGTTTTACGGGGGAATTACAACCCGGTGTGACTCTGCGGGATATTGTTAATGCCATTCCCTACGTCGCCATGCAAGAAGGCAAATTAACCGTGGAAAAACAGAACAAAAAAAATGTTTTTAACGGTCGTATTATGGAGATGGAAGGGCTGCCGGATTTGAAATTAGAACAGGCTTTTGAGTTAACCGATGCCACGGCGGAACGTTCCTGTGCTGGTTGTACGATTAAGTTAAGTCCGGAAACAGTGGCGGAATATTTACGCTCTAATGTGGCTCTGTTAAAAAATATGGCAGCCCGGGGTTATAGTGATGCCAAAACTATCCTACGTCGGGTCGCAAAAATGGAACAATGGTTAGCTAATCCTGTGCTGATGGAGGCGGATAAGGATGCCGAATATGCGGATATTATCACCGTCAACTTAAACGAGATTAAAGAACCCATTGTCGCCGCACCCAATGACCCGGATAATATCAAGTTAATGTCGGAATGCGCTGGGGATAAAATTGATGAGGTGTTCATCGGTTCTTGTATGACTAATATTGGTCATTATCGCGCCGCTGCTAAGATATTAGAAGGAGCAGGAGTTGCTAAGGCTAAACTGTGGATTTGTCCCCCCACCCGCATGGATGAAAAACAATTGCGCGATGAGGGAATGTATGGCATTTTTGCCGCTTCTGGGGCGCGTACCGAGATGCCGGGATGTTCCCTTTGTATGGGTAATCAAGCGCGGGTTGAAGACAGAGCGACGGTATTTTCTACCTCGACTCGTAACTTCAATAATCGCATGGGAAAAGATGCGCGAGTCTATCTCGGTTCCGCCGAATTAGCGGCAGTTTGTGCGCTGCTGGGACGCATTCCCACCGTTGAGGAATACCTGGCAATTGTCACTGAGAAAATTAATCCTTTTGCTGGCGATTTATACCGCTATTTGAACTTTAATGAAATCGCTGGTTTTGAGGATGAAGGCCGGGTGATTCCTTTGGAAGATTTACCTAAGATTGAGGATATCTTAGGGATTCCTTCAGGGGTTTTGAGTTAG
- a CDS encoding AAA family ATPase: protein MKLDQFEYIYNRGEPNEWRIDGCQLGNINLIVGKNATGKSRIVRVIYLLSELLCDGGKLGNRPRKYEWHLLFDKDSEHQTGYFLTIKNGYITQEKLEIGKKIFLQRDKTGEGTIYAKELNKDIRFQTPTTELAVVKRRDTIQHPFLESIYQWASSLRFYEFGTQLGKDTIARIPKKTKLDRSNIDLKNYESVITVFMLGKREIGKKFIDKIIEDMKKINYYIETIGTQIPSSIDFVELDNQDTLSHFLCIKEKGLRAITEQSEMSQGMFRVLSLLIQINYSLLSSKPSCILIDDIGEGLDFQRSSAIIKLLIEKAKTGLVQLIMTTNDENIMNGVPLEYWSVIERQPGVAKLHNYANSPEQFEQFKHIGLNNFDFFASEYYLQEPNSEEVID from the coding sequence ATGAAATTAGACCAATTTGAATATATTTATAATCGAGGCGAACCTAATGAATGGCGAATTGATGGATGTCAGCTAGGCAATATCAATTTAATTGTTGGTAAAAATGCTACTGGAAAATCAAGGATTGTACGAGTAATCTACCTTTTATCAGAACTACTATGCGATGGTGGTAAGCTCGGTAATCGACCGAGAAAATATGAATGGCATCTGTTGTTCGATAAAGACTCCGAGCATCAAACAGGATATTTTCTAACGATAAAAAATGGATATATTACTCAAGAAAAGTTAGAAATAGGAAAAAAAATTTTTTTACAAAGAGATAAAACAGGAGAAGGGACAATTTATGCAAAAGAACTAAATAAAGATATTCGCTTTCAAACTCCTACCACAGAATTAGCAGTAGTGAAACGTAGAGATACTATCCAGCATCCTTTTCTAGAATCTATCTATCAATGGGCAAGCTCGCTTCGATTTTATGAATTTGGCACGCAATTGGGCAAAGACACTATCGCTCGTATTCCCAAGAAAACAAAATTAGACAGAAGTAATATAGATTTAAAAAATTATGAATCGGTTATTACTGTATTTATGCTTGGAAAGCGAGAAATAGGAAAGAAATTTATAGATAAAATCATAGAAGATATGAAAAAAATTAATTACTATATTGAGACAATAGGAACACAAATTCCATCCTCTATTGATTTTGTCGAACTTGATAATCAAGATACTTTAAGCCATTTTTTGTGTATTAAGGAGAAAGGACTAAGAGCTATTACAGAACAATCAGAAATGTCCCAGGGAATGTTTAGAGTTTTATCACTTCTAATTCAGATTAATTATTCTCTCTTATCAAGCAAACCTAGTTGTATACTTATTGATGATATCGGGGAGGGTTTGGATTTTCAACGATCTTCAGCTATAATTAAACTTTTAATTGAGAAGGCGAAAACAGGCTTAGTGCAACTTATCATGACCACTAACGATGAGAATATCATGAATGGTGTTCCTCTTGAGTATTGGTCAGTTATCGAACGACAACCGGGAGTCGCTAAATTGCATAACTATGCTAATTCTCCCGAACAATTTGAACAGTTTAAACATATTGGACTGAATAACTTTGATTTTTTTGCTAGTGAATACTACTTGCAGGAACCTAATTCAGAGGAAGTGATAGATTGA
- a CDS encoding tetratricopeptide repeat protein, protein MNKFLKLFTPISLILITVGFPVATFSNTVGVNTIFEVKGKVTVKKPQWKKPLPASVGLTLSFEDKLEVAANASVKVYCSNLKKWTVKPGRYIVSSGCPRGNPVIPLPNSNNTTLRPTGKTEKALAKLPYLITPRQTNILTNRPPLRWNAVLGATNYTVKIDGVNWETQTNKTEIVYPGEPPLEAGERYRVTIEADNGASSRSDDEKVGFTILDEQTKTTVLDAVKTVQQQQLSPEEAGLVLAHLYRGYGLYGDTVEVLEGLVKQGSQVATVYQLLGDTYLKIGLPQLAKKPYEKALKLATNTENLSVQAEIQAGLGIAYRLLGNTDEAIQWLTKAKGTYNQLGDTSQVQKLDETINDILRRE, encoded by the coding sequence ATGAATAAATTTCTCAAACTCTTTACCCCCATTTCCCTGATATTAATTACGGTAGGATTTCCGGTGGCGACTTTCAGTAACACTGTTGGAGTTAACACGATTTTTGAGGTAAAAGGGAAAGTTACTGTCAAGAAACCACAATGGAAAAAACCGCTTCCTGCTTCTGTCGGACTTACCCTCAGTTTTGAGGATAAGTTAGAAGTAGCAGCTAACGCTTCGGTTAAGGTTTATTGTAGTAATCTCAAGAAGTGGACGGTTAAACCTGGAAGGTATATTGTTTCTAGTGGCTGTCCTCGGGGAAATCCTGTGATTCCACTTCCCAATAGTAATAATACAACCCTCCGTCCAACGGGAAAAACAGAGAAAGCTTTAGCAAAATTACCTTATCTAATTACTCCTCGTCAAACGAATATTCTTACCAATCGTCCTCCCCTGCGGTGGAATGCTGTTCTGGGTGCAACTAATTATACTGTCAAAATAGATGGGGTTAATTGGGAAACGCAGACAAACAAAACTGAAATAGTCTATCCTGGTGAACCTCCTCTGGAAGCAGGAGAGCGATATCGAGTAACCATAGAAGCTGATAATGGTGCGTCTTCTAGAAGTGATGATGAAAAAGTCGGGTTTACAATATTAGATGAACAGACGAAAACAACGGTTTTAGATGCTGTTAAAACTGTTCAACAGCAGCAATTATCACCAGAGGAAGCAGGGTTAGTTTTAGCGCATCTTTATCGAGGTTATGGGTTGTATGGGGATACGGTTGAGGTATTGGAAGGATTGGTTAAGCAAGGTAGTCAGGTTGCTACGGTTTATCAACTATTGGGTGATACTTACCTTAAGATTGGTTTACCTCAGTTGGCAAAAAAACCTTATGAAAAAGCGTTAAAACTGGCAACAAATACCGAGAATTTGTCAGTGCAAGCGGAGATACAAGCGGGGTTAGGAATAGCTTATCGTCTCTTGGGGAATACAGATGAGGCGATACAGTGGTTAACTAAGGCGAAGGGGACTTATAATCAGTTGGGGGATACTTCCCAGGTTCAGAAATTAGATGAAACAATTAATGACATTTTAAGGAGGGAGTAA
- a CDS encoding XRE family transcriptional regulator translates to MKEYTNFSEEFNKLGKERQASIKERASQIYLEELTLKYLQEKLGLSSSELAKYLEVQQSIVPKLKQEQNLELNTLREVVNALGGTVEIIVKIPNKEPIIIGDYSESKNV, encoded by the coding sequence ATGAAAGAATATACTAACTTCTCGGAAGAATTTAATAAACTTGGTAAAGAACGACAAGCAAGTATTAAAGAAAGAGCTTCTCAAATTTATTTAGAGGAACTTACGCTTAAGTATTTGCAAGAAAAACTAGGTTTATCTTCATCAGAATTGGCAAAGTATCTTGAAGTACAGCAATCAATAGTACCTAAACTTAAACAAGAGCAAAATCTAGAGCTAAATACACTGCGCGAAGTAGTTAACGCCTTAGGTGGAACTGTCGAAATTATTGTCAAAATTCCCAACAAAGAACCTATAATTATTGGTGACTATTCAGAGTCTAAGAATGTATAG
- a CDS encoding element excision factor XisI family protein gives MNWTEAGIATELMRLGIPSSEIVLAFQPPEVRQFTEFAIA, from the coding sequence ATGAATTGGACAGAAGCAGGTATCGCCACGGAATTAATGCGCTTAGGAATTCCCAGCAGTGAGATAGTTTTAGCTTTTCAACCTCCCGAAGTGCGACAGTTTACCGAATTTGCGATCGCCTAA
- a CDS encoding DUF4351 domain-containing protein produces the protein MTRFIWDKFSKDFLETLLSPYGTVVVSKEVTSEIKEIDVYFSPNTAEIPPQLGLLGRLCQTPCLLEPYRNPITLDSLNDCLSKRFAIREIFQREAKRNKQRISEEEIPKLWILTPTASERILSLFTAQLQPNWPKGVYFLPEGLGTAIIVIHQLPETSETLWLRLLGRGGTRERAIDELERLSPNNPLKSASLNLLYNLSRNLEALSKKTQEDRQFIMRLAPLYQQDREQAVQEGVQQGRQQGEADLLIRLIQRRFGEIPQNLEETIRNLPVERLEDLGLALLDFDTLTDLDNWLHP, from the coding sequence GTGACTCGCTTTATTTGGGATAAATTTAGCAAAGACTTCTTAGAAACCCTTCTTTCTCCCTACGGTACAGTAGTTGTCAGCAAAGAAGTCACCTCAGAAATTAAAGAAATTGATGTGTATTTTAGTCCTAATACCGCGGAAATTCCCCCTCAGCTAGGATTATTAGGCAGATTATGCCAAACTCCCTGTTTATTGGAACCCTATCGCAATCCTATCACCCTTGATAGTCTTAATGATTGTCTGTCCAAGCGCTTTGCTATCCGTGAAATCTTTCAAAGAGAAGCAAAGAGAAATAAACAGAGAATATCAGAGGAGGAGATACCTAAGTTATGGATTCTCACTCCCACAGCTAGTGAGCGCATTTTATCCCTGTTTACGGCTCAATTACAACCCAATTGGCCAAAAGGGGTTTATTTTCTCCCAGAAGGTTTAGGTACAGCGATAATAGTGATTCATCAATTACCCGAAACCTCAGAGACATTATGGCTAAGATTATTGGGTAGAGGAGGAACAAGAGAGAGAGCTATCGATGAATTAGAGAGATTATCACCGAATAATCCCCTAAAATCGGCTTCCTTAAACTTATTGTATAATTTGAGTAGAAATTTAGAAGCGTTATCGAAAAAAACACAGGAGGATAGGCAGTTTATTATGCGTTTAGCTCCACTTTACCAACAGGATAGAGAACAAGCGGTTCAAGAGGGGGTACAGCAAGGAAGACAACAGGGAGAAGCGGATTTGCTCATTCGCCTTATTCAACGACGTTTCGGTGAAATACCGCAGAATCTAGAAGAAACCATCCGTAACCTTCCTGTGGAGCGATTAGAAGACTTAGGACTCGCTTTATTAGACTTTGACACTTTGACGGATTTAGACAACTGGTTGCACCCGTGA
- a CDS encoding DUF4351 domain-containing protein, with product MTRFIWDKFSKDFLETLLSPYGTVVVSKEVTSEIKEIDVYFNPNTAKIPPQLGLLGKLCQNPCLLEPYRHGITLDGINDCLSKRFAIREIFQREAKRNKQRISEEEIPKLWILTPTASERILSLFTAQLQPNWGEGVYFLPQGLGTAIIVIHQLPETSETLWLRLLGRGGTRERAIDELERLSPNAPLKSASLNLLYNLSRNLEALSKKTQEDRQFIMRLAPLYQQDREQAVQEGVQQGIQQGRQQGEADLLLRQLQRRFGEIPHNLEEIIRNLPVERLEDLGLALLDFDNLADLGNWLHP from the coding sequence GTGACTCGCTTTATTTGGGATAAATTTAGCAAAGACTTCCTAGAAACCCTTCTTTCTCCCTACGGTACAGTAGTTGTCAGCAAAGAAGTCACCTCAGAAATTAAAGAAATTGATGTGTATTTTAATCCTAATACCGCTAAAATTCCCCCTCAGCTAGGATTATTAGGCAAATTATGCCAAAATCCCTGTTTATTGGAACCCTATCGCCATGGGATTACCCTTGACGGTATCAATGATTGTCTATCCAAGCGCTTTGCTATTCGTGAAATCTTTCAAAGAGAAGCAAAGAGAAATAAACAGAGAATATCAGAGGAGGAGATACCTAAGTTGTGGATTCTCACTCCTACAGCTAGTGAGCGCATTTTATCCCTGTTTACGGCTCAATTACAACCCAATTGGGGAGAGGGGGTTTATTTTCTCCCGCAAGGGTTAGGTACAGCGATAATAGTGATTCATCAATTACCCGAAACCTCAGAGACATTATGGTTAAGATTATTAGGTAGAGGAGGAACAAGAGAGAGAGCAATTGACGAATTAGAGAGATTATCCCCGAATGCTCCTCTAAAATCGGCTTCTTTAAACTTATTGTATAATCTGAGTAGAAATCTAGAAGCGTTATCGAAAAAAACACAGGAGGATAGGCAGTTTATTATGCGTTTAGCTCCACTTTACCAACAGGATAGAGAACAAGCGGTTCAAGAGGGGGTTCAGCAAGGTATTCAACAAGGAAGACAACAGGGAGAAGCGGATTTGCTCCTCCGTCAACTTCAACGACGTTTCGGCGAAATACCTCATAATCTTGAGGAAATCATCCGTAACCTTCCTGTGGAGCGGTTAGAAGACTTAGGACTCGCTTTATTAGACTTTGACAATCTGGCAGATTTAGGTAACTGGTTGCATCCGTGA
- the ureC gene encoding urease subunit alpha: MNYRIDRRTYAETYGPTVGDKVRLADTELFIEVEKDFTTYGDEVKFGGGKVIRDGMGQSPISREDGAVDLVITNALILDWWGIVKADVGIKDGKIYQIGKAGNPHIQDNVDIIIGPATEALAGEGMILTAGGIDAHIHFICPQQIETAIASGITTMIGGGTGPATGTNATTCTPGEWNIYRMLEAAEAFPMNLGFLGKGNSSQPEGLAEQVKAGVIGLKLHEDWGTTPAAIDTCLSVADKYDVQVAIHTDTLNEAGFVEATIAAFKNRVIHTYHTEGAGGGHAPDIIRVCGEMNVLPSSTNPTRPYTTNTLEEHLDMLMVCHHLDRSIPEDVAFAESRIRRETIAAEDILHDLGAFSIISSDSQAMGRVGEVIIRTWQTAHKMRVQRGRLTGETGENDNLRARRYIAKYTINPAITHGVSDYVGSIEVGKLADLVLWKPAFFGVKPEIVLKGGLIAWAQMGDANASIPTPQPVYMRPMFASFGGAIAKTSLTFVSKYAMKAGIPEKLKLKKTAVAVSNTRNISKASMKLNDALPRIEVNPETYEVRADGELLICEPATVLPMAQRYFLF, translated from the coding sequence ATGAATTATCGCATCGATCGCCGCACCTATGCTGAAACCTACGGCCCCACCGTCGGAGATAAAGTTCGCCTAGCAGACACGGAATTATTTATCGAAGTCGAAAAAGATTTCACCACCTACGGCGATGAGGTAAAATTCGGCGGCGGTAAAGTAATTCGCGATGGTATGGGCCAATCCCCCATTTCTAGGGAAGATGGGGCGGTGGATTTGGTGATTACTAATGCCCTAATTCTCGACTGGTGGGGCATCGTTAAAGCCGATGTGGGCATTAAAGACGGCAAAATTTATCAAATCGGTAAAGCGGGCAATCCCCACATTCAAGATAATGTCGATATTATTATCGGTCCTGCCACCGAGGCATTAGCCGGGGAGGGGATGATTTTGACAGCAGGGGGGATTGATGCCCATATTCATTTTATCTGTCCCCAACAAATTGAGACCGCGATTGCGTCGGGGATTACCACGATGATTGGTGGCGGGACCGGGCCGGCGACGGGAACTAATGCCACCACCTGCACCCCGGGAGAATGGAACATCTATCGAATGCTAGAGGCCGCCGAAGCTTTCCCGATGAATTTAGGTTTTTTGGGCAAAGGCAATAGCAGTCAGCCGGAAGGACTAGCGGAACAGGTAAAAGCGGGGGTAATTGGCTTAAAACTCCATGAAGATTGGGGAACCACTCCGGCAGCCATTGATACCTGTTTAAGCGTGGCCGATAAGTACGATGTGCAGGTGGCGATTCATACCGATACTCTCAATGAAGCCGGTTTTGTCGAGGCCACTATCGCCGCTTTTAAAAATCGCGTCATTCACACCTACCACACGGAAGGGGCCGGCGGTGGTCATGCTCCCGATATTATCAGGGTTTGCGGGGAAATGAACGTTTTACCCTCCTCTACCAATCCCACCCGTCCCTATACGACGAATACCTTAGAGGAACACCTTGATATGTTGATGGTTTGTCATCATCTAGACCGGAGTATTCCCGAAGATGTGGCCTTTGCTGAATCCCGCATCCGCCGAGAGACTATTGCCGCCGAGGATATTCTCCACGATTTAGGGGCTTTTAGTATAATTTCCTCCGATTCTCAAGCTATGGGACGGGTGGGAGAAGTAATTATCCGCACTTGGCAAACTGCCCACAAAATGCGGGTACAACGGGGCAGACTGACCGGGGAAACGGGAGAGAATGATAATCTGCGGGCAAGACGATATATTGCTAAATATACGATTAATCCTGCTATTACCCATGGTGTCTCCGATTATGTCGGTTCCATCGAGGTGGGCAAATTAGCCGATTTAGTTCTCTGGAAACCGGCATTTTTTGGCGTAAAACCGGAAATTGTCCTGAAAGGCGGTTTAATCGCCTGGGCGCAAATGGGCGATGCTAATGCCAGTATTCCCACACCCCAACCGGTTTATATGCGTCCCATGTTTGCCTCTTTTGGTGGTGCGATCGCAAAAACTTCCTTGACATTTGTTTCTAAATATGCTATGAAAGCGGGCATTCCTGAGAAGTTAAAGCTGAAAAAAACCGCCGTGGCAGTGTCGAACACGCGCAATATCAGTAAGGCTAGTATGAAGCTGAATGACGCTTTACCGCGCATAGAAGTTAATCCCGAAACCTACGAAGTGCGCGCTGACGGGGAATTATTAATCTGTGAACCGGCTACGGTTTTACCCATGGCCCAACGCTATTTCCTATTTTGA